CCACCCCAGTAGTCAGACAAGCGATCAAACTCGGTACCGGTTTCCGTGTGATCAGGAAGAAACTGTATTGTTCTGAAGATTTGCTCATTGAGGAATGTTGAAGTGACGATAACCTTGTAATGTCTGAGCTGACCGTTAAAGCTCTCAGAAGGGCCTTGGAACTTATGATGCCTTAGAGTAAGGACCGACTTGATCATGATGTAGCCTTTCATTTGTACTGTGAAGGAGTCAAAGTGTGTGGTACTGATGCAGGTGTTGATCACATTTAAACATTTCACAGCATAACCGTTCTGATGCTGCATCTCCTCATCGGGCATTTAACAAGTAAAGTGCGTACCTCAGTTTCTGTTGAAACTACGTCAAAAGGGCAGCTAGCTGTATTGATCTAATGTTTGaaggttggtttttttttttacacatttattgAATGTACACGGTTCCATCACCCAGTCACTCCTGGAAAAGTCGAGTGGAGCTTGTTTATGTTCCAGCTCTGGGTTTTAAAGGCCACTGGATTTATTTTACACTTGTTTGGACCCATTTCTTTCAACTTTATTTGATATTCTATTTCTCATCACATTGCAGTTTTTTTGTACTTTTTTTGCTCACAAATAAAttattgcattttttaaacaaatgttGCAGTGTTCATTACCTGTGTCCTAATGAGTTGTGGGTTATTTatgtctgagagagagagagaggaaactgCTGACTTGTCAACAAAATTGCAAATAAGAAAATGTATAGGCTAGTTTTAAGAGCTCCACTGAGGGGGAAATTTTTTTCTAGACAAATAGCAGAAATGCAGCGATTCTGGATTTAGGGCTGATTTTGATTTCTCCAACTGGGTTGAACATGGAACATTTATGGCATAGAGTGGTTCTAGGCAATGGTGACTTTTGCTTGAGTTTCTCAGATTCTTCAGATCTTTAGGAGGATCTCTTAAAAACATCACAGCTGGTGTTTTAAGTATTAAGTTAAATCTTACACATCAGCATTCAGCACTCACCAAAAATGAATTAACCTATTATAATTATGAAATTATTTAGAATAATGGCTCAACTTATTAGCATTTGACACTGCAAATGGACAAAAAAATAATTTTGccttttaaaatatttaaacagGGAAGTTTTCAccagattttattttattaatgatATTACAGTATTTGGATGCCACTATGAGATACAAATGCAGAAAGAGGGCATCTCTAAACTACTTATGATTTAAAACACTTGTTTTGCAGCGTGCTGTTTGGCTTTACAGCTATATTCACaatggtgtgtgtgtctgtgtgtatgtatgcatatatatatatatatatatatatatatatatatatatacataaaactaTTGCACTGTCATCAACAAACGTTTGATGAAACTACAATTTCTTTCCCCCTGCGGGGATCTTTAACACTATTGTCAGACTTAAACGTAACGTattatacaacagttagttccgaccgagtgatttgattggtcaagagactttccaagagtgctgatattggactataacagcactgggactgtttacaaacagtatcacTCTGCTGTGCACAGGCGTTCTAACTGTTATTGTAGAAAATGTTTGCGTTGACTAGCAACAGCCTTGTCTGAGTCTCAGTTTCCTGTTGGGCCTGCGGCCTCGTGCCTACGAccgaatcacaccagtgctgatattcagcaacaatgCACTCCCTCTCGTGTGATATTGCTTAATTATAACTTAAACCTCAAACTTTTACAAAAAATGGAAATTATACATTTGTAGTTTCATCCAGCAAAATGTCTCAAATTTGAAAACTTTGCCAGTAGTATATTAAATCAATGAAACATGTCTGTGGCTCAGTTTTAATTAGCCTCTAAAGCAGCAGTATTCAATTCCTGGCCTGGAGGGCTGGTGTctagcatgtttttgttttaactcacagataaTTAACAAgcatctgcagagcctgatgagctgctgcaccggcgaatcaagtgtgttgaatcagagaaaccactaaaacgtgctggataccgggccAGATTTGAATACTCCTGCTCTAAAGTGTGTCACTTTGTGAATATGAGCAAAACATGTTATtgaaaagagaaaataaacagGAATTGTCAATGCCAGAGAGCAGTGTTGCAACATCTGCACAAACCAGCTGAATGTATTTATAGAGGAAGAATGTGGCTGcctgacacacacacgcaaaacgCTGCACGTCTCCTCTGGAAATGCGAACGTGCACGCTGTCATGTGTCCTGCTCTCCCAGCCTGAGTCAGGCCCCACCAGCACGCTTTGTGCTGACTAAGCTCTTGTTTTCTCCTCTCTGTTTGTTCTGCTCACAGCAATGAGTCACAATCAACAGGTTTCAGCATCCGCTTTTATTTTCATCAGGGAGTAAAAAAAAAGGTGGAACATGTGAGCAAGATCTCTACATTTCCTCTTAGTCtgatcatgtgtgtgtgtaataaagaCAAGGTTGTTGTACACTAAGATAAGATCTGAGACTCTAACTCCAACTGGCTGTAGTCCCACATGGTGGCTAGGAAAATCTCATCGTTTTTGGTATCTGGGAAGTGAAGTAACACCTCTCAAAGGGCTTTAAGGACTTCTTCTACAGTGAGAAAAAAGCTAAATCAAGTTTTCCTAATTGCTGTCTCACACAtacgtgacaggaaatgacaaatCAAAAGTTCAAGTGTCTAACTGAGGTTGCACAAAACTCCTGCATAGATAGAAAGTGCATTTGGAGTCAATGGAAGAGGTATTCTCCAGGTCTGGCTGCTTAAGACAAGAAGGAAGCATTAGTTATGGTATTTTTAAGTGCTACATGAGTCCACATTACTAGTTGTAACTATAAGGTCAAATAATATTTGTCAGCTTATGGCTTTCCAGTCAAGACTGTCGTTTACAGGCGATCCAAACCCACATCTTGCTTGGCCGTCAAAATGTGATAAATGGCTTTTCATAATAACTATACAATATTTACGTATTTAGGTATTTAATGAACTAAGACTCCACAGATGTGGTTTCATCAACCAGGCTCTGGTGAGGGTGTGTGTTTTGCTAAGCCATCCCCAGCCTCCAAACTCTTGAAGCTTTTGTACAGCTAGCTGTGTTTTGTGGTGATTTTGGAAACCTGGACAGTGAGAAGGGAAATGAATAAATCCTTAGACTTTTTGAAGAGGGTTGAAACAATCAAGTGGTCTAAACATCTTCTGGTGAACTTACTTTTAATGTGAAGCGGTGGTGATCTCAGAGAGCTTGCCACAACTTGGCGTTCGAGCCCTCTGCGCTCTTTGGTATGACTCGCTGTCTCCAAAATAGCGAGCCCTATATAGCATTCCTTCCTCTGTGGGAGATCACACAAACAAATCCTGTGACTGGCTAAAGTATCTGCATGTTTTGCAAAAGATTTACAAAACTTACTTTGCTGTTTCTCCTTCCAGCAGTTGTTGCGAAGATTGGAGATATAATCGTCCTCTACTGAGCGCTCCACATTTTTCAGATTCACACCTGTGAACTCTTTGGAGAAGCGCTCCCCAACATAATATGGCACCTTGAGGTTCTCAGTGAGCCTCTTCTGAGAGTAACCAGCTGACCTGTGACAAGACACAACAGAGTGTAAAACAGACAGATCAGACTTTAAATTCATTCAAGTTTAGTTTATCTTTGTTAACTTGTGGTGTTCCCCAAAGCTCAATAATTGGCCCTGTCCCATTTGATCTTTATGTGCTCTTTTGggcaaacaaaagaaaacaatatCACCTTCcattaatattttagttttgaactGCTTTCATGGCCCTGCTGCGCCTCATATTAGTGACATGAGGTCCCATCATGCAGATCATCTTGACATAATTAAATTTTATTGGTGAAACATGAATCAGATGAAGAGCTAGGCAGCTTTAACTTAGATggtattttattgttttagttTGCTATTATTCCtgttattaaaacaaaaatatcCACATAAAGAGCAAACCGACGTATAGAGCAAACTGAGAGTGCTGTGATTATTTGGAAATAACTAGTGTGGCATCAtatctgtttattattttaactgtTATTTGCTATGTTTGTGCAAAAATCAAGCCATGTGAAATAGATCTAGGCTTGCTGAGTTGCATGAATCCAGAAACTAATCTTTTGTCTAGGTGCACTTCAGTTAAGAAGAATGACTGTTCAGTGTTATTCATTCCTCTCCTCTCTTGCAGGTCACACTCACGGCCTGAAGCTGAGACTGTAGGAGGGGCTGTTGACCATTATCTGACTTAGAGCTGACACAATAACCAGGATGAGGATAGGCATGACCTGCACAAAAAGAGCAAGGCCTCCCTGCAAAACAGAAATACAAATGTGTTACCTAAAAAAACATCTAAAAGGTGTCCAATCTGCtagttttgttgtttccctgctcaagCATGCCAGATTCAATGGTTGAattacctgttctgcagctcatcaagctctgcaaaaGTCATTTAATCACTCACTGAATAAataaggtgtgttggagcagaaaaacctctaaaacatgcgggATAGGGGACCTTGTCGACCAGGATTGGATACAAACTTTCAGCAGCAGGTAAAATTGTAAACAACTAAATGTTGCCTCCTGCTGGTGAAACTGGCAACTGCATCATCTGCAAAGAAGCTCTGGAGGGATAAACTCACATCCCTGGGTCGCTCTCTTCTCTCTCGCCTTTGGTTGTGCCTCCTCCCGTTAGAGTACATATGAGCATCACCTAAAATAGCACATGGCACATTTGGTTTTTAGCAAACCCATTCTAATAAGAAATGTTAAGAGCAAAGAAAAACAATGTAGTCAGTAAAACTAACTCGATGGATAACCTCCCCCGAAGAAGATATTGAAGAGGTCTTCAGGTGAAATGTCTGGTTCGAAGCTTCTGCTGTCTGGGCAACCATTTGATGGATGTTCTCCATCTTCTCCACACTGATCGTACTGGCGTCTCTTGTGAGTGTTACTCAGAACAGCATAGGCATTACTGATAGCTGTAAAACACCACCAACATCATCAAAATTAATGTTTTTAAGAAATAgcacttaaaataaaaaaaataatatttttgctCGTGGATGTTTAAAATTCAGACATAAAAGGCAACGTGCTTCAGCGAATACCAAGACTTATGCTGTCACGCTGTGAGTGGGAGGGAggggggaggttaggacccaagatgcaaaaCCAGGGAGTCTCGAGGCAGGAataaacgtaaaatcctttattaggtgCGACTGTCCAAAAGTAAatccaaagggcaggaagccaaaaccaaaaatccaaaaatcctagtATGAAACAACCTGGAGACCTCGAGACAAAGAGCTCACTTAAAGAGCTGACCTGGAGACCTAGAGACAacactgacacaaacaatggaccaacaaacacactgtgacgcagacagggttatatacacaagggccgggtgattagggaattgtgcacaggtgagaccaataaacagatgaggagcagaacggagcaggggaggaaaccagacctaaaaaatggggaagggagcaaaatgaactagagagagaaaacagactagataaaacacttaacagaagactaatgataaaaggtgtctaaggaaaaacgtaagggaaacctagagagcctggagggggttggggacaCACAGGGACACTGAAACCTGGGGGAACACCTAAGGGGGGAAAAAACCTAGAGTGGCCTGGGGAACACAAGAAGGCCcatgaggagggatgcagacaaggagacacatgaggaacacaaggaaacacataagggaaacctagagtgggatggagaacacaaggagacacatgagggagacgcaggacgcagaccatgataTATGCACTTTTTGCGATCACCTTTGAACGCTTCTGTTGCGCCTGGAGCATGATTCTTGTCAGGGTGGAACTTTAGAGCCAGTTTCCTGTAGGATCTCTTCAGATCCTCCTCTGAGGAATCTTTTTGGACTCCAAGAATTTGATAGAAGTCTCTGCATTGTTTTATTCTGGGTGCAGAACACATTATTAGCATCTATTAGCAAATAAAGACCAGATTATGTTAACAGTAGGTCCAGGTACCGTCTCACAGCTTCTAGCTGATCTGCAGTGTAGGGTTTGGAGTAATCTGGAGGCTTTCCCTCAGGTTTGGGATCATCACTGGTGTTCCACCGCTGCTGGGGCCTCGAGGCTCCACTGAAGTCGGCGGGGGCTCCTTGTCTAGGATTGGCTCCATTCTTTGCTAGTAAATCTAAAAGTGCTGATGGACACAGAGTTGTTCAAACATATTTAATgatcagattaaaaaaaattaaataaaaaactctACACCAAATTcaaaagcccttaaatccataatGGAAAAAATATTCAATCAGCTTGAAACTGATTTAATAAAAAGAAATTtgcaaattgaaaaaaaaaactgaaataatgCATTGCTGTGTTATACTTGTCTTTTAATGCCATGACCTTAAAAAATAATGGATTTTTTTCAAAACTGGTTTTCTTTAATCTTGACCCCTAGTTATGGAATAaatcaaaaacaataataatgataatttaAAATCACATTAGCAGAGTGTTTGAGCCCAAACGTGTATTTaactttaaaaataaatcaaataaaagaaaaattgaTAAACGTGACTTTTCTGTGATCAGAAATGCTATTTTTATCTCCACTTTTCCCAAATATTCTTCCTTTAgtgtgttaaaatattcaaagattgaATCTTCAAAAAATCTGAGATAGAAAACATACTTTAAACCTAAACATGCATCTAAAAACAGGAGCTAGAATTAATTTTGTAAtgaaaaattaaataatttttattGAACCAAACATCTAGGAAGCACGAATGcataaagtacacacacacacacacacacacacacacacacacacacacacacacacacacacacacacacacaatcagctaTGAATTCAAAATACCTGTAAAGAGTTCCTGAACCTTTAGATGGTCACTCAGTCTAAGTTGGTTTACTGATATAAATGGACTTTATTCTAATTTCCCAGTTTCACCTGAAAAGCGATACATGCGTAACACATGTTTGACATTCTGACTCTTCTGGGTTATATGTGTGTCTGTTTAATTCCATTTTTTTAACCTTAACAAGGAAAGATAATGTGTAAAATATTCGCTAAAGAATGATGGAGCACTGCTCTTTAggatttcttcttttttcttttaataGGACATCTAGTCTGTATTAGGCTGGTTTCGGTCATCTTTGAGCAATCAGTGAACATAATCAGttccaaaataaaatatatttaatatgtaTAATTTTAATGCAACGCTTCTGTTAATTGTTTACAGATCCAGCTATAGCTGGTCTCGTACAGGCCCTCTCCGGGATGCAGGTGATGCTGCAGCTGCTGATGCTGCTGGATccatcctccctccctccccaccTACCTCTGGCTTTCTCTGTCGGGAACAGTCTCTG
This Nothobranchius furzeri strain GRZ-AD chromosome 16, NfurGRZ-RIMD1, whole genome shotgun sequence DNA region includes the following protein-coding sequences:
- the dnajb12b gene encoding dnaJ homolog subfamily B member 12b yields the protein MEVNKDEAERCIDIATDALNSLKLEKALKFLEKAQRLFPTEKARALLDLLAKNGANPRQGAPADFSGASRPQQRWNTSDDPKPEGKPPDYSKPYTADQLEAVRRIKQCRDFYQILGVQKDSSEEDLKRSYRKLALKFHPDKNHAPGATEAFKAISNAYAVLSNTHKRRQYDQCGEDGEHPSNGCPDSRSFEPDISPEDLFNIFFGGGYPSSDAHMYSNGRRHNQRRERRERPRDGGLALFVQVMPILILVIVSALSQIMVNSPSYSLSFRPSAGYSQKRLTENLKVPYYVGERFSKEFTGVNLKNVERSVEDDYISNLRNNCWKEKQQKEGMLYRARYFGDSESYQRAQRARTPSCGKLSEITTASH